Proteins from a single region of Psychrobacter cryohalolentis K5:
- the cgtA gene encoding Obg family GTPase CgtA gives MRFIDEAVVTVKAGDGGNGIASFRREKYVPRGGPDGGDGGKGGDVYVIAEDNTNTLVDYRYTRRHDAMRAENGHSRNCSGKGSDDLFLPVPIGTTVVDTETDEVLGDLIEIGQTLLIAKGGDGGLGNTHFKSSTNQAPRKATSGFEGELKVLKFELKVVADVGLIGLPNAGKSTFIRQVSAARPKVADYPFTTLVPNLGVVDIGRHRSFVMADIPGLIEGASEGAGLGIRFLKHVARTRRLLHLVDIKPIDGSDPVENARVILNELERFSPELANLPQILVLNKIDQVPEEELNELCTHIVAELGWTGIVFRTATLTGEGVDAIKYHLMNEIEREREREIEDPIFADAQKARFERLEAEVRLNTEAQREAYRAARKAAREGTDLSDDDFDDSDDDDDGVEVVYAP, from the coding sequence ATGCGATTTATTGATGAAGCCGTCGTAACGGTAAAAGCAGGTGACGGTGGTAACGGAATCGCCAGTTTTCGCCGAGAAAAATATGTCCCGCGCGGTGGTCCTGATGGTGGTGATGGTGGCAAGGGCGGCGATGTTTATGTCATTGCAGAGGATAATACCAACACCTTAGTTGACTATCGTTATACCCGTCGCCACGACGCTATGCGTGCTGAGAACGGTCATAGTAGAAACTGTTCAGGCAAAGGCTCTGATGACCTTTTCTTACCAGTGCCTATTGGTACGACGGTCGTTGATACCGAGACAGATGAAGTATTGGGTGATTTGATTGAAATTGGTCAGACTTTACTGATTGCCAAAGGTGGCGATGGTGGTTTGGGTAATACCCATTTCAAAAGCTCTACCAACCAAGCGCCGCGTAAAGCGACGTCAGGTTTTGAAGGTGAGCTAAAAGTTCTTAAGTTTGAGCTAAAAGTAGTGGCTGATGTTGGCTTAATTGGTTTACCTAACGCAGGAAAATCGACCTTTATCCGCCAAGTCTCTGCTGCTAGACCAAAAGTAGCTGACTATCCATTTACCACGCTGGTTCCTAATCTGGGTGTGGTTGATATTGGTCGTCATCGCTCTTTTGTTATGGCCGATATTCCAGGTTTGATTGAAGGTGCCTCAGAAGGTGCTGGACTTGGTATTCGCTTTTTAAAGCATGTCGCTCGTACGCGTCGTCTGTTACACTTGGTTGATATCAAGCCTATCGATGGCAGCGACCCGGTCGAAAACGCTCGCGTTATCTTAAATGAGCTTGAGCGTTTTTCACCTGAATTGGCCAATTTGCCACAGATTTTGGTATTAAACAAAATCGATCAGGTGCCTGAAGAAGAGTTAAATGAGCTTTGTACCCATATTGTGGCAGAGCTTGGCTGGACAGGTATTGTTTTCCGTACCGCCACCTTAACAGGTGAGGGTGTTGATGCTATCAAGTACCACTTGATGAATGAGATTGAGCGTGAACGCGAACGTGAAATCGAAGATCCTATCTTTGCTGATGCACAAAAAGCACGATTTGAGCGTTTAGAGGCAGAAGTTCGTCTAAACACTGAAGCCCAGCGTGAAGCGTATCGTGCTGCTCGTAAAGCGGCGCGTGAAGGTACGGATTTGTCGGATGACGATTTTGATGATAGCGATGACGATGATGATGGCGTCGAAGTGGTTTACGCCCCTTAA
- a CDS encoding glyceraldehyde-3-phosphate dehydrogenase — MFLVSNADTLRQLHQDHLSNYNTQEQQAIELMGLLNKLYNEQDVQVTLFGDTLDSNSVGQILALHQKVALRDQGAHAIDIADTLAMVKVLAENKNLSAVRIDVGQLIANDSDIQSALQSVDNTKAAINGAADVVLYGFGRIGRILTRLLLSQASSAKGMQLKAIVVRPAAAGDLAKRASLLERDSIHGSFAGGVIVDDENNGLIINGRFVQVIYAKDPSEIDYTAYGINDALVIDNTGIWKDEAGLGKHLQSTGVKKVLLTAPAGGEIKNVVYGVNNDTVGDDTIVSAASCTTNAITPTLKVLNDAYGIENGHVETIHSFTNDQNLIDNYHKADRRGRSAVLNMVITSTGAAKAVGKALPELSGKLTGNAIRVPTPNVSLAILNLNLKTAPASADALNEFMRKISNSSQWQTQIAYTDSTEAVSTDFVGDTHVGIVDAQATILTDNHAIVYIWYDNEVGYSTQVLRLATQMAGISYAQIPA; from the coding sequence ATGTTTCTCGTGAGTAACGCTGATACCTTACGCCAATTACATCAAGACCATTTGAGCAACTATAACACCCAGGAGCAACAAGCGATTGAGCTCATGGGGCTATTGAACAAGCTCTACAATGAGCAAGATGTGCAAGTGACTTTATTCGGTGATACGCTAGATAGCAATTCTGTGGGTCAAATATTGGCGCTGCATCAAAAAGTTGCTTTGCGTGATCAAGGTGCTCATGCGATTGATATCGCTGATACTTTAGCGATGGTTAAAGTGTTAGCAGAGAATAAAAATCTGTCAGCTGTACGTATTGATGTTGGTCAGCTAATCGCTAATGACAGTGATATTCAATCGGCATTACAGTCTGTTGATAATACTAAAGCGGCTATCAATGGCGCAGCGGATGTGGTGCTATATGGTTTTGGTCGTATTGGTCGTATTCTAACTCGTTTATTGTTATCGCAAGCGTCAAGTGCCAAGGGCATGCAGCTAAAAGCCATCGTAGTACGTCCCGCAGCAGCAGGCGACTTGGCTAAGCGTGCGTCATTGCTAGAGCGCGATTCGATTCACGGTAGTTTTGCAGGCGGCGTGATTGTTGATGATGAAAACAATGGTTTGATCATTAATGGTCGCTTTGTGCAAGTTATCTATGCCAAAGACCCAAGCGAGATTGATTATACTGCTTATGGTATTAACGATGCACTGGTCATTGATAATACGGGTATCTGGAAAGATGAGGCTGGTCTTGGTAAGCATTTACAATCGACTGGTGTGAAAAAAGTGCTATTAACGGCACCTGCTGGCGGCGAGATTAAAAACGTCGTATATGGCGTAAATAACGATACGGTCGGCGATGACACTATCGTTAGTGCGGCGAGCTGTACGACCAACGCAATTACCCCAACATTAAAAGTATTAAATGACGCATACGGTATTGAAAATGGTCACGTTGAAACCATTCACTCGTTCACTAACGATCAGAACTTAATTGATAATTATCATAAAGCAGATCGCCGTGGTCGTAGTGCGGTATTGAACATGGTTATCACCAGTACTGGTGCAGCAAAGGCAGTCGGGAAAGCGCTACCAGAGCTGAGTGGTAAATTGACGGGCAATGCCATCCGTGTACCGACACCAAACGTTAGCTTAGCGATTTTGAATTTAAATCTTAAAACTGCGCCAGCTAGTGCTGATGCGTTAAATGAGTTTATGCGCAAAATTTCAAATAGTAGCCAGTGGCAAACACAAATTGCTTACACGGATTCTACAGAAGCGGTATCAACGGATTTTGTCGGTGATACACATGTAGGTATCGTTGATGCCCAAGCGACTATTTTGACGGATAATCATGCTATCGTTTATATTTGGTATGACAACGAAGTTGGTTATAGCACGCAAGTATTACGTTTGGCAACGCAAATGGCAGGTATCAGCTATGCGCAGATTCCAGCTTAA
- a CDS encoding lipocalin family protein: MKTNKLPKSVWSDSEAAGSQSPHTDQLPKYKMNKDQATPAGNIDCASNDASYNNVGFSKEYLETLAQDMSQQTSFFDYKCVKKTHVSVLNSNLIDNSTFNASTAEVGCIKTSIFKEFEQSIVEPPHIISPKNAASVAEIPERIFMNGLIKHTGIALAIIIPLAAFSAYAATPSMTQAVASKHMTNVTAEVLTVKPSSIIHKSASTPTTVDSVDLNKYAGAWYEIGRLPMYFQRNCASDVTANYVEKTDGSGIKVINQCKAEDGSNIIAEGLAKPADATGSKLKVTFLPSWIRWLPVGRADYWVLARDPDYKTALVGTPDKKYLWLLARSPNVSQETYAKYRQIAQQQGYDLKEFKLTSQSKQTVDLIP; the protein is encoded by the coding sequence ATGAAAACCAATAAGTTACCGAAGTCAGTATGGTCTGATTCTGAGGCAGCTGGTTCTCAATCACCGCATACTGACCAGCTACCTAAGTATAAGATGAATAAAGATCAGGCAACACCAGCAGGTAATATTGACTGTGCCAGTAATGACGCCAGCTATAATAATGTAGGTTTTAGTAAAGAATATTTAGAAACTCTGGCACAAGATATGTCACAACAAACCAGCTTTTTTGATTATAAATGTGTCAAAAAAACTCATGTAAGTGTACTTAACTCTAATTTAATTGATAACAGCACCTTTAACGCCAGTACAGCTGAAGTTGGTTGTATTAAGACAAGTATCTTCAAAGAATTTGAGCAATCCATAGTCGAGCCACCTCACATCATATCTCCTAAAAACGCAGCAAGCGTTGCAGAGATACCAGAGCGTATATTTATGAATGGTCTTATTAAGCATACTGGAATAGCCTTAGCTATTATCATACCGTTAGCAGCATTTTCTGCTTATGCAGCGACACCGTCTATGACTCAAGCGGTTGCTAGCAAGCACATGACCAATGTAACGGCAGAGGTGCTCACGGTTAAACCTAGCAGTATTATTCATAAATCTGCTAGTACACCGACTACGGTAGATAGCGTTGATCTCAATAAATATGCTGGTGCTTGGTATGAGATCGGTCGTTTGCCGATGTATTTTCAGCGTAACTGTGCCAGCGATGTGACGGCTAACTATGTTGAAAAAACTGATGGTTCAGGTATCAAAGTTATCAATCAGTGTAAGGCTGAAGATGGCTCGAACATTATTGCTGAAGGCTTAGCAAAACCTGCTGATGCGACAGGAAGCAAACTAAAAGTTACCTTTTTGCCATCGTGGATTCGTTGGTTACCGGTAGGGCGAGCTGACTATTGGGTATTGGCACGTGATCCAGATTATAAAACTGCTCTGGTTGGTACACCTGATAAAAAGTATTTATGGCTGCTGGCTCGTTCGCCAAACGTAAGCCAAGAAACTTATGCCAAATACCGTCAAATTGCCCAGCAACAGGGTTATGATTTGAAAGAATTTAAATTAACGTCGCAGAGTAAGCAGACGGTGGATTTGATTCCATAA